TTCTCCGGTGGGTACAGTTATCTCCATTTCAAGGTAAGGAAACTTATATCgtactggcccaaggtcacagtcCATCAATGCAAAGTTGGGATTTGAAAGACCTCACTCTGGAGTCCACCCTATCCTGCCTCCGCAAAGCGGGTCAGTAACTGTCCATTCATTGCCAAGAGCTACCCTGAAATGTCCTTGTTTTTCCAGAAGTATAAATCTGTGTTAGTATTTATAGGCAAAATCTGGCTACAGAATTAAGCCTTGCAGTTAACAATGTTCTTCTAATTTAAATAGAGAATGCCAGTAAGAAATGGCAGTAAATATTTGGCAATTTTAACTCATTAATCTTCAACTGAGTACATTCCTCCAAGAACATAGTTCCTTACAACTTGTAAACAAGCATCCTTTTCCTAGCAGGGGCACTTTCTCACCCTTTGAGTATTTGCCTCCACTGCCCACTCAGCTCTGAGACCCACATCCTCCACTTTACTTTGTCAACAACCTCAGACTGGGTCAGAGTCTTAACTCATGTCTCACCCCACAGAATCCCACCCTCAGGGCTGGGCCCCAAGACCCCTACTAGATGAGCCCCTGAGGAAGGATGGCTGTCTTGATCACAGCAGCATTTAGCACAGGGCTTTGCAGGAAGCAGGTTTTCAATCAATGTGATTTGAAATCATGCCAATCACTATTGTCATGATCCTTCTAAAGAtaggagaaaaattgaaagcaccTATTTTATTCAAGCAGCCCTTCTCTGGAGAACATTTACTTTCCAATTAAAGACGGGGAATGGAGCTGTCTCTGACTGATTGACAGAGAGAACCCAAAATACGGATATACACCCCTGTACTCGTCAGCAATACAAAAATAACTTTAGGgactcttatttttctaatgcttcagcttagcaaatatttttgagaatCCTGCTGTGTACTGAATGCTCCCACAGATGCCATGGAGCTGAAGATGGATGAGGGCCAGTCCTGACCCTAACAGAGCTGATTTTCTACTGGGGCAGAACTATGTGAGGGCTGACTATACGTTTTATCTAGGATAGGAAAATTTCTGCTCTGTTATGCTGAAAATTCTTCCACTATTGCAACCAAATCATGACTTATGTAGACTAATTTTTCCGAGAGCCCTAGCTCACTTAATGGTGTTTAGAATATAATGATTTTTCCCCCCTGTATCACATCTTTCTTATTGAGCATCAAAGTAGCTTGAGACTAATTTTAACAAAGTCTTTCAAAAAATTCCACCTTTTGGAGAGAGCACAAGTGCTAAGAATAGATTATTAATCACACAGACTATCTTTGCACTGTAAATTTGGATTCATCACCAGACAAAGAGAAGTTGGAATTGCAACATATACAAGGAGCAAAAAAGCGATTCGAGCCCCACATTCATGACTGAACAGTCATCTTGTCTTTCCTGTTTGCTCTGTTGTTCACCGCCACCTTCCACAACCATTTATTTTAATCCACTTCTCTAAACAGATATTAATAAACTTTAGAACTTCTGTTGTGCCCTTTGCCTCAACTCAAGCATAACAAATTAAATTTCTTCcattataattgattttttttttcattattccaGCTCGCTTTTCATGAGTTGCATGAGAAGTACAGAATGTTTGCAGGATGTACCATTTAGCCATTTGGATTCTGTCCATTTTTCCAGAACCACACTGATGGCAATGTTAATTAAATCATTCTGCAGAGTTTTAGAGCAGAATTAGCAACGGAGCCTTGACCAGAAGGAGAAGGAGTGCTGGCAATGGAATCATGGGGATTTCAAAGGCAGATCTTACCACGgaggcagggatgggggagggggcatgAAGACGGACGGATGTAAGCTGTAGTCCCCCTCCCTCATGAAAGTGGAGGTAAAGTCTCACATCAGTGAGGACACCTCAGAGGTGAGGCAAAAATATTAGATGAAAATGTATGGACACTGTCCTCCACACCCACTCAAGTCTCAAGGGTTCTGCCCAGTGTTTCAGGAGCACTGCCCTCCAGCAAAACGATGACACCCACGGCTCTGGTGGCTGTGCTGTCCTCTTTTTGAGGGTAAGGGAGGTTGGCTCAGATTGAGCTCAGCTTCCCCTCTCAAGCTTTCCTTAGCACCCAGTGGAGCCCAAATCCTCAAATCCTCTTCCCTGCACATTGAACCCTGCAAGAGCCAGTCCTTTGAGATGGACCTGGAGTGGCTGAGTCTAAATTCGGAATGGAGGTGAGCAGCCATTTGCTGACTGGAGGTTACAAACATACCCTGTGTCCTCAGGAAAACCAGCAGCTAAACAATAATTGAACTCTGGGGCTCTCACAGCTGTCTGATCCTGTGTGCACCACTAGAATCAACTGCTGTTGGAAGGCCCCATGTTGCCACCTGGACCTGACCGGTGAACTGTGACCTGCGGTTGATTTTAATGACAAGTCAGAACAGAGCATCCTTGCACCCCTCATTCATATAGCGAATTGGAGTGGAAACCTGCACAGGACTTTCTCCATGTAAGACAGCCCCTCCCTTCGTTCCAGCAGAGCTCACTTTAGTGTTACACGGAAAGCCTGTGTCTCCCTGGTGTGCAAACTGTTTGCCAGATAAAGTCTCTCTTTATCTCCAAATTCTTTTCCGGTGAATTTTAACAACACAAATTCAACAACTTCCTGCCCCAGCTGCCTGCCTGCTTACCTCTTCCATCTCCAAGGCTACTATCCCACGAGCATTGCCTAAGCACCCCAACACCAAGAGACCCCATTGCTAATCAGCAGGAGGCCAGGAAAGAGAATCAGCAGGCAGTGAGGGTCCTCTGAGGCCAGCAAGCCAGCTCCTGTGCTGGGCTGGTTCTGGGGACCAGGGAATAAAGGAAGCCATGAGGCCCCAGAGGTCAGTTATTTGTGATGCTGAGGACAGGAAAAATATAGTGTGGAGTGTGAGGCTTGGCCCAGTAGCCTCCCTGAGCCCTTAGTGGCTGTGACTCCCTTGGAAACTGCCCTGGGACTCATCTCGTGACCCCTTTGGTCCACAGCTGCTCTCTATTGGAGAGCCCAAGGGTACTTTCTGTTCTCAACAGTCACCCACTTGAACTTGATCACAGGCTGTCTGGGGACATCTCTTATTTTACTCTCTAGCTTTTagataatgatttcttttttccccatgggATGTTTGAGCTtagctccttgagggcaaaggAGCCCCTGGCATCAAGTGGCAACCTGGACACTCTGTAGGCATGGCAATGATTAGGAGAATGAGTTGTTTTTGTGTCACCATCTATGATATTAAGACGTATGGTAGGATGCAGGACCAGATGGTGATAGAAAGATCTCCTTCTGTTCTGAGGACCTGCAAACTGGCAAGAAGAATTAaggcactttttaaaagataatgaaatccaaaataatgtttttctttaactatTTGTCCACTCCTTTAGATGTGAGTTACCTAATTTTCATACTTCTCCATGCTCTTTTGTATAGATAGACTCCCCTCAGCTTTAGGGAGGAGTGGTGTGGCCACCAGTCTGGACAGGTGTCCTTGGATGGAAGGGCAATGGTCTGCAGTCACCAGAAGCTGCACCTCTGTCTCTGCTAATAAAGAGTCTTTAATTACCTACAACACATTTGTTCTCATTCTGTACCAAAAAATAATGTACTCATTCCTTCATTTGTCATATATTTACTGAAAACCTACCACTCTATGGGCAATTACTGGACTAGAAGCTTGGAATACAAAGTCCTCAATGTAGTTATTGCCCTCAAGGGGGCTCCTTCCAATGGGGGTGACAAATAGCTACATGACACAGTTGAGTTATAACACAAAAGCTCCATGGGTAGCAGAAGACTCAGAGCAGGCATCCCGGAGCTGAATGTAGCATGTGACTTGAGTCTTGAAAGACAAGACTTAGTGAATCTTCAGGtatagaataggaaaaaatatttcaggcagagggatAGTTTGCACCAAGGCAGGGAGGCATGAAAGACCTGGAGTACACTGAGAAAGGCAGACGGTTCTATTGGCATGCACTAtcagctggtgtgtgtgtgtgtgtgtgtgtgagtgtgtgtgtgtgtgtgtgtgtgtgtgttttggaagGAGGGGAtgatgaggctggagaagtggTAAATTTGATGCCACGTCTCCtttgtttgtattttatccaGCTGAGTTTGTTCAATTCTGGAAATGAAATGATTAGGGTTGGCTTTGGTAAGGTTGTTCTGGTGTGAAGAAGGAATTAGAGGAGTAATTCTTCCAGAGCCTTCTTCCAGAGGCTAAGAAACTGAGTCTTACCTAGACTCTTCCCTGCCAGTCTAAGCAAGAGCTGCAAAGGGCCTTGACGAAGGTAGAGTGAGGCTTTAgagaaaaactggagaaaactgacagATTTGGTGCCCTGTTGGATGTGAGGGTCAGGGAGACCggaagggagggaggattttGAGGCAACTCCGGGATGGCAGGGCCCACTTACTGACATGAGGAATACTGGAAAGGGGCTTTCAGTTGTTTTAAATATGGGTAGAGAAGATAAATTTACATTTGTACCAATAGATAATAATGTTACTCATGACTGGTAACTTTTTAGCATCAGCTCAGAAGTATCAATTCCACAACTGTGGCAAACTGCCCTAATGAAAGAAATCCTGCAGTTATTCAAatccctttcctcctccacatACTTTCCTTTCTCCCACAGCAGATCCTTCTATATAAGCCCCTCCCTACTGCAAGACACCAATCAGAGTTCAGACTGAGGGCAAGCATCGAGCAGTTCTGGGCTCTGATGCAAGTATGATTTctataaaaagacatttaaaaaacaaggaGCAATGTTGCCATTTTGCCTTTAATGGGAAAGTGGCTAGAAGTGacagttaaaaaaattcttttatttaaaaaaatctctatcCAACTTATAGGCAATCATTGTTTGAATTTTCAGAAATGCACATACACTCGAAAACCAATAaagtctttataaaaataaactctgaACATGTGATTAAAAAGGGAGAAGCCCAGTCTTTTCAGCTGCACAAATGCATAATAAAAAGGAGGTGAGTCTGTCTGAGGTGGTTCACCCCAGCGTGGAGGGGGCTTTGACTTTGGAAGACAGAGCCTGCTTGAAGCGCCTCTTCAGGTCCTGCATGTTGGGAGAGCGGGGCCGGGGGATGATGGAAGCTCTTCTCCTTTCCCCGCTGAGGCTGTGCAACTTGCTCACTTCTTTGCAGAGATGCTGAAAAACATCACAGACGTCTTCGTAGTTTTCACTAGTGGAAATTTCAAGGAACAGGCTGCCCAGCTCATTGGCTAGCTGAATGCCATCATGCGTCTGCACCTGCCGGGCATGCAGAAGGTCCCCCTTGTTGCCCACGATGATGACCGGGGCTCTAGAGTCAGGGTGGACCTTCCGGATGTGCTGGTAAAGGGGCCGGATGGACTGGTAGCTGTCGTAGTCTGTGATGGAATAGACCAGCAGAAAGCCCTCGGCCCACTGCACGCATTTGGACAGAGAATCAACCATCTGGCTGAGGTTGTCTTGCACCTTCGAAAGATCAGAATGAGATCCAGTCAAGGAAGCCCTCCTGGGAGACAAGCTCAAAATAACATCAAAGTAACCCTTGAAGAAACTGTTTGTAAAAAAACCTCACTAATATAGTTTTCAGGTCTTACCCAGCTTCAACAAAAGGAGGCTTCTGATATGGAAAGTGCAAATTCTCAGGCAAACCTCctgcctggattattttattAGCTGTTAtcaatgcattatttttaaacCGCTTGCTTGACAGGCAGTCTCTGGTGAACCATGGCAGACTGAAGAATGAACACAAACTAGAATGGCTCAATTTTTAGGAACTAACTCATCATaaacaaaagtttgaaaataagcCAAGATAAATATCTATTCCCAAgcccataaaaatatttttagcatgcACTTCTTGAGAATGTTACAGAAACAAATTCCTTTCTTTGGGTTCTTCCACAAGACCTTTCCTCCCTAGAAGGGATTAGCAATTAGTAACTTGTTAATCAAGTTACATTCCAGACCGCTGGACAAGAGGTTATCTGACTGCAATTAGTGACTGGAGGGAACAGCCAGTGACAGAAGCACTTCAGTGGTCTTTACTAAGGGAGAACGCCCTTTCCCACCAGAATCTCACCCCAGTTTTTTGTtcgcttttgttttgttttttcttttgttttttggaggcCGGCttgtacagggatggaaccctagaccttggtgctATCATCACTACACTCTAATCACCTGAGCTCACCGGTccttcttttggttttttgtttgtttgtttgtttgtttgtttgttttaatggttCCATGTCCTACCTCTGAAAGAAGTGGCAGGACCCGCCTTAGTAGTGATGACCACCAGGGTTGCAAAGAGAAGTTAAGCACCAGGTGACTAAGAGGGACCTGCCTCTaaccacccccactcccacccccgtGGAGGGTTTCTAACGCCCCAACCACTGGCCCCACCTGCGGACTGTCTTCTCCTGACTCTGAATGCACAATAGGAGCATTTAGACGTCTTGAtcagcctgggagcccagggtcAGCGCCCTAAGCGCTGAGCTCCTCCCGGAGGCTTGGGAGGGGTGAGCTGTTTACTCCTGGCAGTCCTTACCTGGGTTGCACCGGGAGTGTCCTGGATCTGCAGAGATAGTTGGTCCCCCTCTACACAGACGAGCCGTGAGTACAGCTTGCCTGGAGAATGAAGGAGAGTTTGCTTTTAAATTCTCACACTCAGACaagataaaaagaacaaagaaacatgCAGGCACAAAAGCAGGGAGCATGCAATTGTCCTAACCTGTATTCGGTTCATAGTCGCCAATGAATCTCTTGGTAAGGAAGCGCACGATCATGGCTGAAAGGGAAACAGGAAAATCAGTAGGACAGGACGGTCAACCGCAGGCATTCCCGGGGAACTGCAGCGAGCGACGGGCCGCAGAACCGCGGACACTGCCCGCGTCCCGAGGCTCTGCCAATCCAAGGGTGCCGCACGGTGGCCTTTCCGCTGGTTTCGTGGCAGGTACAATCGGAGGGACACTCCCTCCCGCAAAGCCATTCTCGAGCTGGCGCGAACCCGGGGAGCGCCCAGGAGTGATGCGGCGGGAAgcaggcgggcgggcgggcggggaaGGGGCCGGGACCCGGGGACCCGCGAGCGCGAAAGGGGCCGGGTCTcccgcgcccgcccgcccgcccgcgccgCCGTTCTCCGCAGGGCCCCGGTTGCCGCGGTCGGCGCGCGGTGGGAGGCCGCCCGCGGGTCCCCGCCGCACTCACCGCTCTTGCCCACGCGGCCGGCGCCCAGCACGGCCAGTTTGATGTCCCTGGGCAGGAGGTAGTCCGAGGAGGACTCGGGGATGGGCGCGAGCAGAAAGTGCCCGGACATGCTGAGCGGCCGCATGGGACGCGTCCCGCGGTCCGGCGCGCGAGCCGAGCTGTCGCGGCCTCTCCCGCAGCCGGTGCCGGCTGGCGAGCAAAGAGCGCGGGGACACGGGGGCCGGGACAGCGGCTGCGCTCAGCGGAGCTGTCAAGACCCGCGGCTTTTACAGGGCTCGCGGCGCCGGGAGCGCTGGGGCCGCCTCCGGCTCCTCCTCTTCTCCGCCCCTTCCCGGAGTGGGGGCAGCCGGCGGGAGTAGGGGGAGCCGAGGGGACAGTCACCGCGGGCGTGCGCACCGCCTCGCCGCTTGACGCGCTCTGCTGGGGACCTGCGCAGCTTTGGGCCCTCGGGCCTCGGAGATACGGCCACCATCGAGAGCGCGCACGGGGAAGCCTCTGGTCAGACTGTGCCTGCCTAGCCCTGCCGGACCCCTCCAGCCCGCAGCGGCCAACCGGGGTCACTGACCTGGGGGTGAACTTGAGATGGGAGTAATGAGCTGGCgtaggaaaggaagagggaaaagtgCAATCGGTTGGATGCTTCCCGGCGAATGctgtcctttttattttcaaaaggtgCTGAGAGGTGACATTAATATGgataaagggagggagggaacaaGGGCCCTGAATTAGTACCAGTTGAAGCAACCGTAGTCACTGTGACCTTGCTCAGGATATGTGGAGACCCCCAGAGGGCAGCAACTGTTTGAAGCTCAACAATATTCAagcccagccccttccctcctggcaCCAGCTGAATTGGCTCATTGGTAAGCACTCAGTGAGCATTCCACAGCTGGCTCTGGACTAATTTTCCATCATTAATACTGTCCTATGCGCTTGAGTCATGTATTGGCTTTATTATTCAAGTGTTTACTTCTAGGTGCATGGTGAAGTTTagggtgggggagtgggaggaagaggacataaaagagaaagatggCCTGGTTCTTGGATTTCAGAAGCCCACGATGGCAAGGCAGAAGCCTGGGGACTTTATCCTTGCACAGTTAGAAGACCTTTAAGCTTCTGGTCTCCTGTGTTCCAGCCGCATCTGTTGAATCGCCTGTTAAACAGCCCCACCCTATTCACTCCTATCTCTATCCTGGCTGTATCAGTTAGATTTGCTGCACGACAAACCACACAAAACAATGGCTTAGAACAAGTCACTTATAGTTGCTTATAAGTCTATAGGTCAGTGGGGCAGATATCCCAATGTAGGCCAGCCTTTGCTGATCTTGGCTGAGCTCTTTGGTGCAACTGCAGAGAGCTTCCAGGTTCTGGCTGCTTCAAGTTGGCCTCACTCGTGTCTGGCAGCTAGCTGCAGTCCTGGCTGTGATGGGGGAGGGACAGTGACTGTGTCACATGTCTGTCATCATCCAGCAAGTTGGCCAGGGCTTGTTCTCATGATGGCTGAGCAGAGATCCAAGAAAGTGAGTGAGGGTGGACAAGGCCTTTTGAGACCGAGGCTCCCAGGTAGAACCcatcacttctgctgcattctgttGGACAAAGCAAGTCATAAGGCCACCCCAAATTCAAGGGGTGGGGAGATACACTCTACCCCTTTGTGGAAGTAGTAGTCATATTTGAAAGGATGAGGATGCACAGAGCAATAAAGAACGGGGTCCACTTTTGCAATTGTCCACACTAATGAACTAGCACCTCCACCCAGCCAGTAGCCCAAGCCAATGATCCATGAGTTGTCCTTAACTCTGACCACTCTTTCACTACCACACTGATTAATTACCAAGTCCCATCATTTCTACTGCCTACATTTCTTGGGGTCTCCTGTCCATCTCTACTCCTCCCCTCATTTCTCAACTGAAGAATCCTAAAGTAGACTAGAATAGATGGTGACACTGTTTACACGTTCCTCCCTTAGAGGAACTTTCTGTGATCACTGCCATTGTCCCTACCCCATCTTACAATTACTTGCTCTCAGGCACCTTTGGAGCATTGTTCTCAACTGTCATTACTTTCTGGTGGATTGTTTGTTTCATGTCTGTCTCCTGGAGGGATGGCACTTTAGCTTGTGTCTCTAGTAGCTCTCACATAGTGGTACCTAGGACTTGTGAGGcccttaataaatgtttgttcactGGCTGCCTCTCTAAAGGAGCAAATGGATGAATGGTGTCTTCACTGTATGAACTGGAAAAGACAGAAGTCATGTTTATGGCCATTATCCCAATGCCTTGGTTCTGAAAGCAACCTCCTCTGATGAGGCAGTGTCCCGGGAAGTGTCCTGAGATGCATTGCCATAGTTAAGTTGCACTGAGCAATCTCTTCCATTAAATTTCAATTTAACTGGAAACACTTGAAGCAGAGCGCCTTCCTCCCTGACAGGGGAAAGGGCACCATAAAGACAATGAGTGTTTAGGGAACAACTGTGAAACAGTTAGGTTCCAGGCATCATTGAGCAGCTCTGTGATGGGATCTGGGTTGCTGGTCTCTTAGATTCCCTCagcctctccttctggaatacaaAATGGCTCCTGCAGTACCAAATCCTCACCGAAacaggatgggagggaggaactCTTTTGCTTTGTgtcttttattatgaaataaaacaattctcACAAGAACACAGCAGAAGTTTCCCTTAAATTTTACTGACCAGAGTGGAAAAGCTGGAAAAGAGATTATCCAACTATCTAATAAAGAAGACTGGCATTGCCATGACTAGCTTAGAAAATCATGGGGGACAGGACACATTTCTATCCCCATTCAAAATCAAGTGgaagagggctggccagtcagctccgttggttagagtgtggtgctgataacacatcGAGGTCCAGGTTTTGATTCCTggatgggccagctgccaaaaaaaaaaaaagtagtagaaGCAAGAATGACTGCTGGGCAGCAGCCAACGGGGCCTGCCACAAACCCTCTGCACTGTCTTAGAGTTACAACGCAGACCTTTCAAGGGAAATAAGAGCCCTTCCTTGGTTGAAGAGCAAATCTCTTCACCTCCTTCCTGTTTTACATTCCTTGTCTGGAATAAGATCATTTTAGTTTAAGGTCACCCAATAAGGAAGATTCCTAAGACAGTTCTCTGCCCAGTGATAATTATGTTCCATTTTGCATTTACCTTACACCTTAGCTCAGAAGAACCTAAATGTTATTCTAATTTCCTTGTAAAGGCTTTTTGCatttacaaatacagaaaataatccaTGAACTTTTAGTGAAGACAATAAGCTACTAACTGTAGAATTATAAATAGCCCCGCCTAAATTGTTGCTGCTTGTGTTCTGCTATTTCATTTTAGATTTCTTTGTGTCCAGAGTTATGTAAAATCTTAGTGCAACCAATATAACACAAGCATGCTAAAGTGGTTTTAAGAAGATAATAGAAATGTGTAGGCATAGATACAGATATACAAATCCGTGGGTGTTTAGAATGAGTGTGAAGGGCAGAATGATGTGGTAATATGCAAATAATATCAGACTTGAGAAGTTATTAACTCTTTACCAGACAAATAAAAGTGTGAATTCCAGCCTTCAGGCAAAACTTTGCCAAAAGTTCACTTCTAGTTCACAAACatccaaccaccaccaccaccatccataACCCACAACTACCTTGACTTTATGTCCTGAGTCCTTGAATATTGAGTTTACTGAAGCCTCAGAGACTCTGCCTTTGAGGCACCCTCCCCAGAATAGGAATCACGCTTCTGCCCTCTACCAGCTCCTCCCTTTATTTTGACAataacaattattgaaaatctaCTCTCTGCAAAGCTCTGTGATAAGCGATGTTACAGAACACAAACAACAGCTAACCTTctattatcaaatatttactgagaggaCAACAAAGTATAAGACACTCCTGCTTGCCTTCACAGACAACCTTGTAGTGGAGTCACTAATGAAATTAATTATCATTTAGAAATTACTGTTGAGCTTACCAAAAAGccctcaaatattttcttccttaatcttaatttttaattaatcctgtgaaacaggtaaaaaaaaaatcttctaaattGAGGTTCAGGCAAGTTTAGTAACTTACAGAGCCACTTAGCAGTGGTGACCCCAAGCTCTCTGATTTAAAATCTCTTGGCCCTTTTCACCTGTGTAGAGGGCAGAATGAAGAACGCTCGGGTCAGGTAAATAGAAGACAAAGCAGGTCAGGACATGAGTTCCAACAGAGCTGCAACAGGGAGAGTTAAATCTGACGCGGGCATAGGGAAAGCTAAGAGGGGATGGAGCTGGTCTCCAAGCATAAGTAATACCCAGTAGGTGGAGATGCAGGCAGAGCGAGAAGGCATATCAAGttgagggaacagcatgtgcaaaatcACGAAGATAGGAAGGATGTGGCAAGTTCAAGGAACTAGGAGTAGTTTCCAAGGTGAGAAGAATGCAGTGGGTGACCCAAAAAGGTTGGGAACCAGACTGCAGATGGCAATGAATGCCATGCTAAGGAATTTATCAGGAAGCTGTGGAAAGCCATTGAACTGTTCTTGTGGGGGATAGCTCTTACTATATGCAACAGTGTCAGTGCTAGAAGCTTACAAAGAACAGGATATGGTCTCTGCTGTCAAGGATCTTAAAACTGTTTACTTACTTATCTCCCATGAGCAATTAATTTAATCTGAACCTCTCTTCTTCTTCAAGTGgaacaaaaaaaatccaatcaCATCTTCACATGAGCTAAGCCATCACTTCATTTCATAGACAGTAAAGAGTATCTGCTGCAGTTTTTTCCAATCCAAATGGTTTCCATAAATTCCAATCTTGCTGGAAAAGTATGTATGAGAGCATTTTCTCTATGCCTCTTCCATTAGTGGCTCTGTGAGATGGCCTGCCAGTTGCTCCTCACCACCCACTTTTGCTGTTTGAAAAGAATCACAATGCAGAACAATGCTGCTTATTCACTCCTCTGTACACATTTTCCACCTCAGCAGTAACAGCTGCAGATGCTGCTTCACTGTTATTATTCATAATCTAGCCACTTTCCTAACAGGTTCTGTGAAGGTTTTTTGCATGAACAATACCATTTTCTCCCCCTTTGAGTGAGGTTGGGGATGAAGAAATATGCTATAAACACTCGTATTCCAAATAAATCACACCcactttcaaattatttcttttatgctcaaaaaagaataatataaaccTACCTGATTTATATTTTGGCAGTTGCTAACTTtcaattgtttaattttatatattcttttatttttacatcatatatatattcttatatatatatatgtattttatatattgcttatattttagcatttttttcacCTCAGTAGAGAAAATGCTAATACTACACTTGTAGGATTATGGATGAGATGTAAACCTGAgtgctttgtctgtttttgccAAAACATTTAGAGAAAAACTTCAAAAAGAGTATGATATATTTTATACAACCTTTAGTATTGGGTTCaaccaaatgaaaacagaagGCCTTAGAAGATACGTGGCTAGATCAGAAGAGACAGAATTCAAAGTTGAAGGGGCCATGCATCCTCATGTACAGTCATTGGTCTTATTAACTTAAAAACAGagtgaaaattttatttcactgacaAGTGTAAGAAAAGGGAAATGTACAGTAAGGgattaattaataaattcagtCTGTGGTGGTTGcttgttatttaaaataatgcacgTTTCTAAGCAGACATGTAATTTTATCACCGCACACACCTTACTCAAAGCTCAGAGGTTTCAATTAATTCATCTTCCCACTTACAAAGCCTTCTAATTTTCAGGATATCCAGATGGAGCTGCCCGAGTGGGTTGGAAAACAGATCTGGGGCTTCAGAGAATGTGAGGGTCTCAAGTTTATTAACAGAAGGCTAAAGACAGATCAGTGGATCTCACACTTGATAGAGCACGCATCTTAATCACCAGAGAGCTTGTTAAGTAGAGtgctgggccccatccccagaaTTTCAGATACAGTAGGCCTGCATTTTTAACGagttcccagatgatgctgatgctgccaaCTATGCTTTGAGAAGTACTGGCTTAGATCTCCCAGGAAGAACTTATAGAGAAGGAAGAGAGTGACAATCGTGGAACATCAAGGAGGAGCCAGAATAAGGAGGAAAGTGGGGAGGGGGGTGTCAGATAGGCAGAAGAACCTGAGTAAAGAATGATGGCAGAAGCCTCTGGAAGAGAAAACATTTGTTGGCTGTGTCAAATTTAGAAAGCTTAAATTA
Above is a genomic segment from Cynocephalus volans isolate mCynVol1 chromosome 7, mCynVol1.pri, whole genome shotgun sequence containing:
- the RASL11A gene encoding ras-like protein family member 11A encodes the protein MRPLSMSGHFLLAPIPESSSDYLLPRDIKLAVLGAGRVGKSAMIVRFLTKRFIGDYEPNTGKLYSRLVCVEGDQLSLQIQDTPGATQVQDNLSQMVDSLSKCVQWAEGFLLVYSITDYDSYQSIRPLYQHIRKVHPDSRAPVIIVGNKGDLLHARQVQTHDGIQLANELGSLFLEISTSENYEDVCDVFQHLCKEVSKLHSLSGERRRASIIPRPRSPNMQDLKRRFKQALSSKVKAPSTLG